A window of Rhodothermia bacterium genomic DNA:
CAAGGACTTTCCAGACGGAAAAATATGCGATCAATTTGACGGCTGTACATTTTCCGAACTTGCGTACAATAACGGTGATTTATCTGGGGCAGAATTTGTAAACTGCACGTTTAATGCCTGTGATTTGAGCATGGCAAAATTAGAAGGAACGGTCTTTCGAGAGGTGACTTTTAAGGGTTGTAAAATGCTCGGAATGCCTTTTGACCGCTGCAATAATTTTATCCTGTCTTTTTCGTTTAAAAATTGTATGCTCGATTTTTCTTGCTTCAATGGGCTTTCGATTAAACAAACCATTTTTGAAGATTGTAGCCTAAAAGGTGCTTTCCTCCTGGAGGCCAATATGGAAAAGTCAGTTTTTAAACATACCAATCTGCAGGATGCCGCTTTTGAGGGGACGCAATTAAAAGAAGCTGATTTTCGCACCGCACGCTATTTCCGTATTGACCCCGAAAAAAACAACCTAAAAAAAGCCCGATTCTCATCTGAAAATTTGGAAGGCTTGCTCTATAAATATGGCCTTCGGATCGGCTAAGTGCTTTGCCTTTACCCGAAATTGGGTCAAAACCGTATGGTTTGTAAAAAGTCTTGTCCGCCTTGTCTATCAACCAACACAAGTTATAGACTCTAAATTACTGTTATTAAATGAATTAACTTCTTAATAACCCATAGTTTACCTTTTTCCACTTATACCATCACAAGCATTCCTATATCATGCTCTTAGGGTATGTCGGCTTTGCCCAGCCAGCCGACCCCGCCTCATAAAAAGTCACCAGATGATGATAAAGCGTATTTCAGCTAATGCTTTTATTTACAAATACCTAAACTTATCAAAAACCAAGCCTTTAACGTGTTTCCGAGAGAAACGACTTTCATTTGGGAATCCTAATTTGTACAACAACGAGGAGCTAAACATTAAGATGTACGTTGTTTTAGCCCGTACTTTGCATGGCAGCCGAGAGTCCATTAATGCTTAACAAAAGACTTTCGTGCAGTTTTTCATCGTCTGCATGGCCTGTGGGTGTGGCACGCCAACGCTCCATTAAGTTAATTTGCAACAAGTTGATGGCGTCTGTATAAGGATTACGCAACCGGATAAGCGCCTGAATTACAGGCACATCATCCATCAAATGGTTCCAACCTGTTATGGTTTTGAGGGCATTTTCCGCTTTTTTATAATCTTCCAAAATCGCTTCATGGAAGTCGCTTGGCGTTGTTTGGGCGTATTGTTCGGCCATTTTCAGGCGCGCACGTCCCATTTCTCGTGCGGCATTTTGGAGTACAGCTCGGAATACGGGCCAATTTTCCCAAGCTTCTTGCAGCTGTTGGAGGTGACCTTCGCCACTGGCAATGTATCCCGAAAGTGCCTCGCCAATCCCAAACCAACCGGGTACATTGTAGCGGGTTTGCGTCCAAGCAAATCCCCAAGGAATCGCCCGAAGACCCTCAAAATCTACCTCCGAGGCCGATTTTCGCGACACAGGCCGTGAGGCAATTTTTAAACGGCTAATGTGTTCGATGGGGGTGATTTTGATATACCATTGCCAAAAAAGTGGATCATGAATGAGTTTGTGATAGGCCGCTTGGCTGCTTTTTGCCAATTCCTCCATCATCCTAAGCCGTTCTTGAGGCACACTTCCGCTTAGGTCTGCATCAGGGATACTGGCCTCCGCCAAGGCCGAAATCATGGCATTAACCACTTGTTCTAAGTGCCGGTGTGCAATGCCTTTGTGCGAATAGCGGAAAGAAATAACTTCCCCTTGTTCCGTAAAGCGAATCCGCCCATTCTGACAAGCTAAGGGCATGGCAAGGATTCCTTGGTTTGCGCGACCTCCTCCACGACCGACCGAGCCACCTCGCCCGTGGAATAATTGAAAATGAATGTGGTTTTTACGGCAAATTGCGGCCAATGCGCCTTGGGCCTTATGAAGCGCCCAATTTGCCATCAAATACCCGCCATCCTTATTGCTGTCCGAGTAACCAAGCATAATTTCTTGATAGTCGCCTCGGGCTTTGAGGTGTCGTTTATATAGCGGATGCGAAAATAGGGCTTCCATAAAAGGCATGGCTTGTTCCAAATCCTCAATCGTTTCAAAGAGGGGTACAATATCAATAGGCGCATCAATGCGGCGGCTACGCCCTTTCCATAAACCCACTTCTTTGGCCAGAAGCAGGACCTCGAACATATCCGACAGTTGGCTCGTCATTGAAATGATGTAGCTCCCGATAGCGTCCGGATCGGTTTCCACCATTTCTGCAATGACCCGCATCGTTTCGAGGGCTTCGCGGGTTTGTGGACTAAGATCCGACCAAGCAAAATCAGGTAAAAGCGGTCTTGGATTTTCCAATTCCTTTACCAAGACACTTTGGCGCGTTTTCTCTGAAAGAGCCAAATAATCTGGCGTTACTCCACCCAATTTGAGCAGTTCGGAAACCGCATGTTCGTGTACCCCACTGTGTTGACGGAAATCAATCGCATTTAGGTAGAAACCAAAGGTCTGCGCCTGAATAAGCAGTTTGTTCAGTTCGGGGGAAGAAGTTCCACTTAGCCAACCGTTAGACTCCACAGCATCACGGATGATTTGGAGGTCAGCTACCAAACGTTTACTGGAATAGATTTTCGGATTTGTCTCCATTTCCGCGAGACGACGCTGCATTAAACTTAGTTTCTGACGGAAAGGCTCGCGGCGATGAGGTGCTAAGACTTCCGGTGATAATAAGCCCTCTGACAAGTCCGCCGCTATCGAGTCGTTAAGACTTTTCACCACACCTACTTTATACGATGAAATACTCAGTTCCCGCCAAAGGTTTTTTAGCGCACCCTGCCAGTATTCGATCATCGTACCCCGTTGAAGTGCAAAGACTTGGCGGGTAACGGCTGCCGTAACCAAGGGGTTGCCGTCACGGTCGCCACCAATCCATGTGCGATAGCGAAGAAGGCTCCCCATTCCAGACGTTCGGGAAGGCGGAACACCATAATACGCCATAAGCGACTTTTGGAGGTCGTTCATAATATTGGGAACCGCCTCTCTGATGACATTGGTTCCAAAGTAAAGGGCATATTTTACTTCGTCCAAGACATTCAGGCTTTCAATGCGCACTTCATCCGTCGCCAAAAGCATAAGGATATGGTACTGTATTTCGTCGGTAAGCAGTTGCTGCTCGGTCTCCGTCTGCCCTGATTGAAAGCGTGCTTCTAAGAGGTTTGCAATGGACTGTTGTTTATAGAGAATACTGCGGCGGCGAGCCTCGGTGGGATGTGCGGTTAAGGTAGGTTCAATCCGGATGTGGCGGAGTAATTGAAGGGCGTCCTCAACTTCCATACCTCG
This region includes:
- a CDS encoding pentapeptide repeat-containing protein gives rise to the protein MSVYFQDQFFYHKDFPDGKICDQFDGCTFSELAYNNGDLSGAEFVNCTFNACDLSMAKLEGTVFREVTFKGCKMLGMPFDRCNNFILSFSFKNCMLDFSCFNGLSIKQTIFEDCSLKGAFLLEANMEKSVFKHTNLQDAAFEGTQLKEADFRTARYFRIDPEKNNLKKARFSSENLEGLLYKYGLRIG
- the ppc gene encoding phosphoenolpyruvate carboxylase, translated to MPNRDLLFNTHNLDSAVLSDVFRDQVNLLGNLLKKAIAKHAGEAVLDQLALIWHKCERASEDHQPALLYEARAAIDALSVEEIQWLLRSFTAFFHLINQAERQEILRVNRNRSKTASNALPRRESIAEAIYALKERGMEVEDALQLLRHIRIEPTLTAHPTEARRRSILYKQQSIANLLEARFQSGQTETEQQLLTDEIQYHILMLLATDEVRIESLNVLDEVKYALYFGTNVIREAVPNIMNDLQKSLMAYYGVPPSRTSGMGSLLRYRTWIGGDRDGNPLVTAAVTRQVFALQRGTMIEYWQGALKNLWRELSISSYKVGVVKSLNDSIAADLSEGLLSPEVLAPHRREPFRQKLSLMQRRLAEMETNPKIYSSKRLVADLQIIRDAVESNGWLSGTSSPELNKLLIQAQTFGFYLNAIDFRQHSGVHEHAVSELLKLGGVTPDYLALSEKTRQSVLVKELENPRPLLPDFAWSDLSPQTREALETMRVIAEMVETDPDAIGSYIISMTSQLSDMFEVLLLAKEVGLWKGRSRRIDAPIDIVPLFETIEDLEQAMPFMEALFSHPLYKRHLKARGDYQEIMLGYSDSNKDGGYLMANWALHKAQGALAAICRKNHIHFQLFHGRGGSVGRGGGRANQGILAMPLACQNGRIRFTEQGEVISFRYSHKGIAHRHLEQVVNAMISALAEASIPDADLSGSVPQERLRMMEELAKSSQAAYHKLIHDPLFWQWYIKITPIEHISRLKIASRPVSRKSASEVDFEGLRAIPWGFAWTQTRYNVPGWFGIGEALSGYIASGEGHLQQLQEAWENWPVFRAVLQNAAREMGRARLKMAEQYAQTTPSDFHEAILEDYKKAENALKTITGWNHLMDDVPVIQALIRLRNPYTDAINLLQINLMERWRATPTGHADDEKLHESLLLSINGLSAAMQSTG